The Roseimicrobium gellanilyticum sequence AGCTTCCACGGCAATCTCAACACTCCAACCCCGGATGACGCGAAGAACATCAAGGGACAGGTGCTGGTGCTGCACGGGGCGGATGATCCTGTGGTGCCCCCGGCTGAAGTGGAGGCATTTGAAAAGGAGATGAAGGGACACAGCGTGAAGTACTGGTTCGTCTCCTACCCGGGAGCCGTCCACAGCTTCACCCAGAAGGGCGCTGGAAACGACAACTCGAAAGGATCCGCCTACAATGCGGATGCCGATGAGAAGTCGTGGAAGGAGATGAAGGACTTCTTTGAGAAGGTGCTGAAGTAGTCGAGCGCCTCAATACGGTGGCGGAACCGGCGGTGGTGACATGGGTTGAGGAAGGTTCCTCCACCCATGCGTGGCAAAATAGAGGCGTGTTGGCATCTGGCACCAGAGGACCAGCAGGACAATGGATGGCGCACCGCAACAGGACAGGCCCACGATAAGCGCCGCCAGTCCCACGCCCCAACTCCATGGAGCGGCAGGGAGGAAAGCGCACCCGAACATGGCGAGGGCCAGCACACAGAAGATGCCGAGCACGATCCAGTCACCGGGACCTATGGGTTCGACTTCGTCTGCAGGAGTCAGGCCCCACTTCACTTCCAAGCCTGTGACCCGCGTGACGCCGTAGGCCGCCATGAGAAGGCAGAACGCGGCGTAGAGGCTCACGAATACCCTGAATGCCACTACGACTCCGGGTGTTCCTTGAGTTTGGAAGGAGGGCGGCGGTGGCAGGGGCAAAGACTGCATGCACGACTATGCATGGCTCTGCCGCCCTCGAACAAGAGAATCCACTTCAGCCGGGAGGTGTGGTGTCCTGGCCAGCCTCCACCAAAGCGGCCAGCTTGTCGAACGCCTCGGTCCAGCCAAGCTCGTTGTCACTCGGGGAGATGCCGGGTGGTACGCCCTCGTGCAGGGAGATGACTTCCGTTCCTCCATCCACCTCACGGAAGGTAGTGGTGAGAGTCATCTCTCCTTGCATGGTGGGATCCGGCGTCTCGAACTCGACCACTTCAACAATCTCTTCGTTTGGGATCAGCTTCACAAACCGGCCATGGTACGTGTCCGTGTGTGCATTCGTCTTGCCGGCAGTCGCAGACTCCTCATAGGTGAGTGAGATGCGGATGGCTCCGCCTTCCTGCGGCTCGGAGGTGTGGACCTCGCAAGTCATGCCCGTGGGGACTTTCCAGATAGCGACATCACGCGGATCGAGAAAGGCGCGATACACGCGCTCGCGGGAAGCGTGCACACGGCGGCTGATACGGGTGGTGCTCATGCTCCGACGTTAACATCAGCCGACAACAGGACAATGCCGCGCCTTGTGGTCCCCGGACGGTGGCATTCCCCTTGATCAATCGTATTTCGCTGTGGGCAGCAGTCGATCGCGGTCATAGGGAGCTTCCTCGCCCAACAGGCTGTGCCTTCACTACGAAGCGGTATCCAATCGCGTCGTGCGGGTTTTCCACAGAAACACAAATATCGCAGTTCCGACGATGAACCAGATTCCTGACGTCAGATAGACCATGCGGTGTCGGGAGGCATATTCCGCTACTCTCTCGTCAAAGGACAAAAGAGTGTGTGCTGGAGAACTGGCCTCGGCAATTTCCATGAGAACATTTCCCTCGACCGTGTTCCAATAGACAATGTTCAGCTCCTTGCCCTCGGGGACCAAGTCCCGGAGTTTTGCGATGGGTTCGGGCTCGGGATCCCGCAGAAAGTAGGTGTTGTGATCCGGACTTGTCAGCCAGAGTTCGAAATGGTCGCTCCCCTTCGAACCATTCTTGCCGATGGCCTTCACCTCGACAGGAATGAATGACGTAGAGGGAAACTCAGACTTGGGCTTGGATAGATCAGGACCGAGTATCCACGGGAGCAGGACCATGCCCAGTGGAACAACCCAGGCTACAATTGCCATCGCGATCAGTCGACGCATGCTTTTGTCGTTAGGCTATTTCAGCTCCTTTGCGACCGGGCAAGTTATTCAATGTGTCACAATCGACTTCTGGACGATGCTTGCTCAACCAAGCACGAGCATGCTCCAAGCACGTGCGTTTGGATCTGTTGATGAGTGCTTGGTGGGGGAGCCTGGCTAGATCAGCCTCCGTGCATTCCTCAGCCCGTCCGCTGTCACCACACTGCTGCGGGAGGCGACGAGGAAGTCCATGTAATTCTGCCACTGCATGGGGCGCAGGGCGGCCATGCCGAAGGAGCGCAAGGTGTAGGCGCTGTCGGCAATCTCCCAGCCGAACTCGGTGTTCCGGTTGCGGTAGGCCATGCGGTGAATCCAGGCGCCACGCTCGTCCTTTCGCCACACGGCGGGATCGTTGCCGGGGATGATCTGGGCGCCTTGCCACACACGCTCGACAACGTCGCGCTCGTAGCTTCGTTCCAACGCATTGCTCGCAGGGGTTTCGAGCTGGGAGGTCATGAGAAAAAGGGAGCGATGGGACATGGCGGTGACGGAAACAGCATATGTCGTGCCGAACCGCCTTTGCCGTTTTTTGCAGGGGTTGATGGTCAGGCGAGGTTCCAGAACTTCTCCCAATCCGGGGGCGTTTCTGGGGTCTCGATGCCGTGTTCGATGCGGCCCTCGTTCGCCTCGACGAAGGTCGTGCTGGTGCCATACACCATGATGAGATCCTGGGAACTGGCACTGCGGATGGCATGCGCCACGCCGGCGGGGATGACCACGCCCACGTTGTTCTCACCGCGCAGGTCGTCGCCTTCGATGATGAAGCGCATCTTCTTGCGAGGCATGCCGGCGCGTTCATCAATGAGGAACATCTCGCAGATGCCCTGGATGAAGAACATCACGTCCCACTGCTCCTTGTCATAGGGGCGCAGGGAGTAGTTCAGCGGGTCCTGCACGAAGAGCCTTTGAAACCATGCCTCCGGTGTGGTGCCTTCCGGAATGTAAGGAGGGTGAATATGGAAGCCCTTGCTCGTGCCGGCGTACATCTTGGCCGTGGCCCACTGTTTCGGCCACATCTCGATGTCGCCCACACGGCCCTGCCCCTCACGGGCGAACTCGCTGAAGTAGCCGCGGTAGCGTTGATGGAAGACCCTGCGATGAAAAACCTCCACCCCGGGAATGCCCACTTCCGGAGGAATGCCACCCACGAGTTCCTTCGCTTCCACGCGTCCGGTTTGCTGTAGACGCGCACCCAGTGAGGCGTCGGAATAGTCGCGCGTTTTCAGGGCGGTGCGGGCAATGCTGCTGAGACCGCGCCAGAGATCGTTGGAAGTGTCTGCCATGAGTGGGAGGTGAAAGGTGAGGTCGGTGGGGCAGGTACTTTCCGTGGCAATGTCTGGGCCTGCAAGCCCGCGTTTGTGTGATTCTGGAAGCGGACCCTCCGTTCACGAAAAAGGCAGGATGCATTCACATCCTGCCTTTTCAGATTTTTCGGAAGGGATTCCTGCGGGCGTCAGGCCGTGGGCGGATTTTCCTTCACCAGCTCCAGGGAGGCGGGGGTGAAGTCCTTCTTGTTGTCGAGCACCTTGTCCACGAGGCCGTAGGCGGCAGCTTCCTCGCCGGTCATGTAGTTGTCGCGGTCAGCATCACGATCCACCTGCTCCACCGGTTTGCCAGTGTGCTTGGAGAGGATCTGATTGAGACGCTTCTTGAGGCGGTACATGAACTCGACCGTGCGTTCCACATCGCTGGCGGTGCCCTGGGCGCCACCGCTCACCTGGTGAATCATCACGTGGGAGTTCGGCAGGGCGTAGCGCTTGCCCTTGGTGCCGGCGGTGAGGAGCACCGCGCCCATGCTGGCGGCGATGCCCATGCAGTAGGTATTCACGTCACACGTGACGAACTGCATCGTGTCATAGATTGCGAGGCCCGCAGTCACAGAGCCGCCAGGGGAATTGATGTACAGGTTGATGTCCTTCTTCGGGTCCTGCATTTGCAGGAAGAGAAGCTGGGCAATGACAATGTTCGCCACCTGGTCATCGATCGGCGTGCCGATGAAAATGATGCGGTCCTTCAGAAGGCGGGAATAGATGTCGTAGGCGCGCTCCATGCGGCCTTCGCTCTCGATCACCGTGGGGATGATGAAGTTGCTCGGGGTGCGGTTCATCTGGGGAAGTTGGGGAAAGGGGCCGGAGTGGGACATGGGTGAAATGAAGTGCGGGGTGTGGGATTGTCCAGAGGGATCGTTACTCTTTCCCGTAATACGCCTTTACCTCGGGTTTCAGCCAGAAAATTAAGAGGGGGATGAAGAACGGCAGGGTGCAGCCCGTGAAGCCGATGCAGATGAGCACCCGGCTGTAGGCCCACACCCATGGACGCGGACTGGAGACCAGGGGTGGCAGGCAGGCCACCGTGAATGGCGCGCCAAGCCCGAGAAACACGCATCCCATCACTGCCGCTTTCGGAACATCGCGAGCGGATGCATGCGCTGCTTTCCTTTCCTTTGGCCGCCTGCTAAAGGTGCGGCGTGAAGCAGCTCCTCATCTCCACCGGCAATCGTCACAAGACTGAAGAAATCCGCGCCATGCTGGGCGAGGGGTGGACCGTTAGAGATCTCACTTCCTATCCCGAAATCGTCCCGGCGGAAGAGACAGGCGATACTTTTGAAGCCAATGCCCGGATCAAGGCGCTGCACCTCAGCGAGGCGCAGCCGGAACTGCTGGTGCTCTCTGACGACTCTGGCTTGGAAGTGGATGCGCTCGGTGGCGCGCCGGGTGTCATTTCCGCCCGCTATGCCGGCGTCGGCGCGACCGATGCAGACAACCGCACCAAGCTGAAGCTCGCCCTTCGCGACAAAATCGTGGAAGGAGAAGGCCCCCCGTACAAAGGACGATTCCGGTGCTGCATGGTGCTGGCCCAAGGAGGCAGGGAGTTGGGCATCTTCAACGGCGCCGTAGAAGGCACGCTTCTGCTGGAGGAGGAAGGCGAGGGCGGCTTCGGCTATGATTCGCTGTTTGTGCCGGAAGGACACGATCAGAGCTTTGGAGTCCTGCCGTCCGAGGTGAAGAATGGCCTCAGCCACCGCGGCCGTGCTCTGGCACAGGTGAAAGCGTGGTTGGAGAGCCATTGAGGCGGTCTCCGGACGCTGCAACACGCCCTTGCCATCCCCGGCAAAGTCCGCACTCTGTAAGTGCTCCCAATTCCATGCCCGCGTCCTCCAACGATTTTGAATGGCTCACCCTCCGTCAGCTCAAGGGCGTGGCCAGTGCCACCCCGGAGCCGTGGTGCATCCGTGTTCAGATTGAGAATCTGTCCGTGCGCGAAGCTTCAAACGGCAAGCCCTACTACGAGCTGAAGCTCAACGACGGTACCGAGTCGCTGGTGTGGCGGGTGTTCGACAGCAGCCCTGCATACCTTGAAGTGGCCACCTGCAAACGCGGCGGGTGGATCGAGCTCGCCGCGCACTGGGCGGATGGAAAGTTCGGCCTTGAGCCGCGCAATGCTTCGCTGCGCCCGCTCAAGGATGATGAAATCCAGGCACTGCTTGCGGGGGATGAGGAGACGCGCGACCGGCAGAAGCTGGACTACGAGACCATCACGAATCTCACCTCACAGCTCGCGGATCCGCGCCTGCGCATGCTGTGTGGCCTCTTCTTGCAACAGCATGGAGTGCGCTTTCAGCGCGCGGCGGCAGCGCGTGACTATCACCACGCACGGCGCGGCGGCCTGGTGGAGCACATGGCGCAGATGATGCGCACCGCCGTGCAAATCTGTGTGGCGTATCCTGCGCTGAATCGTGACCTCCTCGTTGCCGGTGTGCTCTTCCATGATTGCGGCAAGCTCTGGGAGAACAACTATGCCGAGGACGGTTTCACCATGCCGCATACGCTTACAGGTGAGATGATCGGCCACATCGCCATGGGGCTGGAAGTGGTGAACAAGCTGTGGCGCACGGTGATGGATTCTCCCGAGGCTGCTTCGTGGACCTTGCTGGAGCCTCCCAGCGAACTGGTGCGTCTGCATCTGCTGCACCTGATTGGCTCGCATCATGGAGAGATGCAGTTTGGCTCTCCCGTGCTACCGAAGACGCCCGAGGCCATCGCGTTGCACTACATCGACAATCTCGATGCCAAGATGGAGATGTTCCGTCGCGGATACGAAACCAGCGCGGAACTCGCAGATGGCATCTACGAGCGAGTGCGACCACTGCCTGCGAATCTCATTCGTCCGCTGGCGAGTGTGCCACCACCTGCGGCTTCTGCTGCTGCCGTGAGGGAGGAGAATGAAGAGGGCGACTGACGTGGTGGTCCGCACAGTCCCCTGTGCGGTTGCACGGCATGCCCCTGAGTTCGATGGCTCTGTTGATCGTTTTGCGGCGACTTGATGGTCAGAGGCATGGCAGCCTCCTGACCGCACAGGGGACTGTGCGGACCACCAGGAATGTGGATCAACTTACTTCGCCGCTTCCACGCGCAGGATCTTGCCACCCCAGTCGAGCACCAGAATCTCCTTGTTCTGGTCTTCGCAGAAGGCATTGGGCTTCATGAGGCCCTTGCCCTTCGTGTCACGGGCGGCTTCATAGATGAGATCATTGCTGATGACCTTCTTGGCCTTCTTGTCATACTTCAGTGCCCAGATGCGCCCAAAGCCCCAGTCGCCGTAGATGTAGGCGCCTTTCAGTGCAGGCACTTTCTCGCCACGATACACAAAGCCGCCAGTGATGCTGATGCCATCCGAGTGCGGATATTCGTGAATGGGCTCAATGTAGGTGAAGCCGGTGGGCGGCGCATCCGTGCGCAGCGGGAAGGGGCGAGCGCCTTCACGGAAGCTCCAGCCATAGTTGCCACCTTTTTCGATGAGGTCGATTTCTTCCCAGACGTCCTGGCCCACGTCCGCCAGCCAGAAGGTGCCGTCTTCGTCGAAGGCGATGCCCCACGGGTTGCGCAGACCGTAGGCCCAGATTTCGTCGCGCATGCCATCCTTGCCCACGAAAGGATTGTCCTGTGGCACGGTGTAGCCGCGGCTGCCGCTGGGCTTGCTGGGGTCAATGCGCAGGACCTTGCCATTCAGCATGAAAAGATTCTGGGCGGTGCGGGTCACGTCATCGCGCTTGCCACCGTCTCCGAGAGCGAGGTAAAGGTAACCATCTGGGCCGAAGAGCAGATTGCCCGAGTTGTGATTCCAGAAGGGCTGCGGCACCTCCAGGAGGATGCGCTCCGACTTGATGTCCGCCTTGTTTGGGTCGTCCTTGCTCACCGTGAACTCGCTGTACACGCTGCGCTTGAGGTCCTGCTGGGAGTAGCACACGTAGAATTTGCCGGATTTGGCAAAGTCAGGAGCGAAAGCGAGGCCGAGGAGGCCCTCTTCGAACTTCGCCTGTTCATTCGCCTCCATCTTGCGGTCGGTGAAATCGAGGAACACCTTCGCATCCCCGCTGGATTCATCCTTGGGAAGCACAAGGATTTTGCCGCGCTGCTGCACCAGGAAAAGGCGGTTCGAGCCGTCCGGAGGGATCACCACGCTGATGGGCCGCTCGACGGTCATCGCCACCTTTTCAAAGGCGGGTGTGAGCTGGATTTTGGGCGCTTCAGCGGCGGCGGCAGTGAGGAACGCCAGTGAGGCGGCCAGGGTCAGGAACGGTGCTTTCACGGTGTGCATGGAGCAGAAACTACGGAGGTGGTTGGGAAAAGGAATCAGGAAGTTTTGGCGCTTTTCAGGGCAATGAAGTCACGCCACATCACACAGCCCCACGGCCTCGCGCAGACCCACCATCGGGTCAATCGTCGGGATGAATTCGTGGCCCACGTAGCCAGTGTAGCCAATCTCGAGAATCTTCTTCATGAGCGGTGGGTAGTTGATTTCTTGGTCCTTGCCAATCTCACAGCGCCCAGGATTGCCTGCGGTATGGATGTGGCCGATGACGTCCTTGCACTGCTCGAGGCGGCGGGTTACGTC is a genomic window containing:
- a CDS encoding SRPBCC domain-containing protein, which translates into the protein MSTTRISRRVHASRERVYRAFLDPRDVAIWKVPTGMTCEVHTSEPQEGGAIRISLTYEESATAGKTNAHTDTYHGRFVKLIPNEEIVEVVEFETPDPTMQGEMTLTTTFREVDGGTEVISLHEGVPPGISPSDNELGWTEAFDKLAALVEAGQDTTPPG
- a CDS encoding ATP-dependent Clp protease proteolytic subunit, which gives rise to MSHSGPFPQLPQMNRTPSNFIIPTVIESEGRMERAYDIYSRLLKDRIIFIGTPIDDQVANIVIAQLLFLQMQDPKKDINLYINSPGGSVTAGLAIYDTMQFVTCDVNTYCMGIAASMGAVLLTAGTKGKRYALPNSHVMIHQVSGGAQGTASDVERTVEFMYRLKKRLNQILSKHTGKPVEQVDRDADRDNYMTGEEAAAYGLVDKVLDNKKDFTPASLELVKENPPTA
- a CDS encoding non-canonical purine NTP pyrophosphatase; this encodes MKQLLISTGNRHKTEEIRAMLGEGWTVRDLTSYPEIVPAEETGDTFEANARIKALHLSEAQPELLVLSDDSGLEVDALGGAPGVISARYAGVGATDADNRTKLKLALRDKIVEGEGPPYKGRFRCCMVLAQGGRELGIFNGAVEGTLLLEEEGEGGFGYDSLFVPEGHDQSFGVLPSEVKNGLSHRGRALAQVKAWLESH
- a CDS encoding HD domain-containing protein; translated protein: MPASSNDFEWLTLRQLKGVASATPEPWCIRVQIENLSVREASNGKPYYELKLNDGTESLVWRVFDSSPAYLEVATCKRGGWIELAAHWADGKFGLEPRNASLRPLKDDEIQALLAGDEETRDRQKLDYETITNLTSQLADPRLRMLCGLFLQQHGVRFQRAAAARDYHHARRGGLVEHMAQMMRTAVQICVAYPALNRDLLVAGVLFHDCGKLWENNYAEDGFTMPHTLTGEMIGHIAMGLEVVNKLWRTVMDSPEAASWTLLEPPSELVRLHLLHLIGSHHGEMQFGSPVLPKTPEAIALHYIDNLDAKMEMFRRGYETSAELADGIYERVRPLPANLIRPLASVPPPAASAAAVREENEEGD
- a CDS encoding PQQ-dependent sugar dehydrogenase, coding for MHTVKAPFLTLAASLAFLTAAAAEAPKIQLTPAFEKVAMTVERPISVVIPPDGSNRLFLVQQRGKILVLPKDESSGDAKVFLDFTDRKMEANEQAKFEEGLLGLAFAPDFAKSGKFYVCYSQQDLKRSVYSEFTVSKDDPNKADIKSERILLEVPQPFWNHNSGNLLFGPDGYLYLALGDGGKRDDVTRTAQNLFMLNGKVLRIDPSKPSGSRGYTVPQDNPFVGKDGMRDEIWAYGLRNPWGIAFDEDGTFWLADVGQDVWEEIDLIEKGGNYGWSFREGARPFPLRTDAPPTGFTYIEPIHEYPHSDGISITGGFVYRGEKVPALKGAYIYGDWGFGRIWALKYDKKAKKVISNDLIYEAARDTKGKGLMKPNAFCEDQNKEILVLDWGGKILRVEAAK